The Armatimonadota bacterium genome contains a region encoding:
- a CDS encoding DUF3368 domain-containing protein, which translates to MTIIVCDTGPILHLAEADALSLLGGAGQILIASAVENELSLLTAAEIKADWLHVVALEPAYADNALTLQASGLLHIGEAQSLALVRQTNATWFLTDDAAARMMATSLGIEVHGSLGIVLWAAAKGYITRSMTECYIDRLAESSLWISPRVLEQAKFSLDLLFDK; encoded by the coding sequence ATGACGATCATTGTCTGTGATACCGGCCCAATTCTACATCTTGCCGAAGCAGATGCGCTAAGTTTGCTCGGAGGAGCCGGGCAGATTCTAATTGCAAGTGCGGTTGAGAATGAACTGAGTTTATTGACGGCTGCAGAAATTAAGGCAGACTGGCTGCATGTAGTTGCACTGGAGCCAGCATATGCAGATAATGCCCTTACATTGCAAGCTTCGGGGTTGCTGCATATCGGAGAAGCACAGTCACTTGCACTGGTAAGACAAACCAATGCCACATGGTTTCTTACAGACGATGCGGCAGCACGGATGATGGCAACTTCTTTGGGAATCGAAGTGCATGGTTCATTGGGAATAGTCTTGTGGGCTGCTGCAAAAGGATATATAACCCGATCTATGACCGAGTGCTACATTGATAGGCTTGCGGAATCCTCACTCTGGATATCACCCCGCGTATTGGAACAAGCTAAATTCTCTCTGGACTTGCTTTTCGATAAATAA
- a CDS encoding sugar-binding protein, giving the protein MLKRALIAILLSMLVVALASCGPKKGAGTVTVAFVTNNVSDFWKIAQAGAEQGAKDFKCKCLVQMPVQGTAGEQKRILEDLIVKGVSGVAISPVNPEKVDMLDKAASQVNLICMDSDAPKSKRLCYVGTSNYDAGKVAGTQLMKALPNGGKVMVYVGTMDAQNAADRYKGIADALKEGKSKIQILSVMTDNADHGKARRNVEDTLVKYSDIAGLVGLWSYNGPAIYKAVESAGKSGKVKVVCFDEDPATLEGVKKGTIFATIVQQPYKFGYESVRILAALARGDKSVIPKNKVVDTGVRVIDNSNVDKFSADLNKILGKK; this is encoded by the coding sequence ATGTTGAAAAGGGCTTTAATTGCAATTCTATTATCTATGTTGGTGGTCGCGCTCGCTTCATGCGGCCCAAAGAAGGGGGCAGGCACCGTAACTGTGGCGTTTGTCACAAACAATGTCTCCGACTTCTGGAAAATTGCTCAGGCAGGCGCAGAGCAGGGAGCGAAAGACTTCAAATGCAAGTGTCTGGTCCAGATGCCCGTGCAGGGCACTGCCGGAGAGCAAAAGAGAATTCTCGAGGACTTGATCGTCAAGGGCGTCTCAGGTGTCGCAATTTCTCCTGTGAACCCCGAAAAAGTGGATATGCTCGATAAGGCCGCAAGCCAGGTGAACCTCATATGCATGGACTCCGACGCGCCCAAGAGCAAGAGGCTCTGCTATGTAGGCACCAGCAACTACGATGCAGGTAAGGTCGCCGGAACCCAGCTTATGAAGGCGCTGCCAAACGGCGGCAAGGTAATGGTCTACGTAGGCACTATGGACGCTCAAAATGCAGCGGACCGCTATAAGGGTATCGCCGATGCGCTCAAAGAAGGCAAAAGCAAAATACAAATCCTATCCGTTATGACTGACAACGCCGACCACGGCAAGGCTCGCAGAAATGTTGAAGACACGCTGGTAAAATACAGCGATATCGCGGGGCTTGTAGGGCTTTGGAGCTATAACGGCCCGGCCATATACAAAGCCGTGGAGAGCGCGGGCAAATCAGGCAAGGTCAAGGTTGTCTGCTTCGATGAAGACCCTGCGACTCTTGAAGGCGTCAAGAAGGGCACAATCTTCGCTACGATAGTCCAGCAGCCGTATAAGTTCGGCTATGAATCCGTGCGCATCCTTGCAGCTCTCGCACGAGGAGATAAGAGTGTAATTCCAAAAAACAAAGTCGTAGATACCGGGGTGCGAGTAATCGACAACAGCAATGTTGATAAGTTCTCTGCCGATCTAAACAAGATCCTGGGCAAAAAATAA